From Ananas comosus cultivar F153 linkage group 8, ASM154086v1, whole genome shotgun sequence, one genomic window encodes:
- the LOC109714499 gene encoding probable ADP-ribosylation factor GTPase-activating protein AGD8 isoform X2 yields the protein MASDSFGDKNAVFRKLQLKSENKVCFDCDAKNPAWASVTYGVFLCIDCSAVHRRLGVHISFVRSTNLDSWTPEQLKMMAFGGNNRAQIFFKQHGWTDGGKIEAKYTSRAAELYRQMLSKEVAKSLAEDNSLPSSPVAVSLVPDIGSGLPELKLAEETKASTNEQHETEIACSPRGPVRSTFISSIKKPIGAKKIGSKSGGLGARKLTTKPIENLYDQKPEEPTPVLTSSASTTTFQGLSLPSQFEYMEDIPSSAEITFGGAQDIGHVTPPKCLNFFAQFEMDGGFQKKLITGSSKAQGSTSISSADLFGHNEDDTRLDAAAANLINRISFKASQDLSLLKDIAEETGKKLTSLASNLFNDLQGRIL from the exons ATGGCTTCGGATAGCTTCGGCGACAAGAACGCCGTATTCCGGAAGCTCCAGCTCAAATCGGAGAACAAG GTGTGCTTTGATTGCGACGCGAAGAACCCGGCGTGGGCGTCGGTGACGTACGGGGTCTTCCTCTGCATCGATTGCTCCGCGGTCCACCGCAGGCTCGGCGTTCACATCAGCTTCGTGAG GTCAACTAATTTAGACTCATGGACTCCGGAACAGCTGAAGATGATGGCTTTCGGAGGCAACAATCGCGCGCAGATCTTCTTTAAGCAGCATGGGTGGACAGACGGTGGGAAAATTGAGGCCAAGTATACATCAAGAGCCGCTGAGTTGTACAGGCAGATGCTGTCCAAGGAGGTTGCAAAAAGTCTTGCAGAAGACAATAGCTTGCCGTCCTCACCTGTTGCTGTATCCCTGGTACCAGATATAGGAAGTGGACTTCCTGAACTTAAGCTTGCGGAGGAAACAAAAGCAAGCACGAATGAACAGCATGAAACTGAGATTGCCTGTTCCCCTAGAGGTCCAGTTCGTTCTACATTTATCAGTTCTATCAAGAAGCCTATTGGTGCAAAGAAGATCGGAAGCAAGAGTGGAGGACTTGGAGCCCGAAAGCTTACTACAAAG CCAATTGAAAACCTCTATGATCAGAAGCCTGAAGAACCAACCCCTGTTTTGACATCCTCGGCTAGTACCACCACATTCCAAGGGCTATCCCTCCCTTCTCAATTTGAATACATGGAAGATATACCATCATCGGCTGAGATCACCTTCGGAGGAGCTCAGGATATCGGTCATGTTACACCACCAAAATGTTTGAACTTCTTTGCACAGTTTGAAATGGACGGTGGGTTTCAGAAAAAGTTAATCACTGGTTCATCCAAGGCACAG GGTTCGACGTCCATTTCAAGTGCCGATCTGTTTGGTCATAATGAGGATGATACTCGTCTTGATGCAGCTGCTGCAAACCTGATCAACCGAATCTCATTCAAG GCATCACAGGATTTATCGTTGCTCAAGGACATAGCAGAAGAGACGGGGAAGAAACTGACGTCACTTGCTTCCAATCTTTTCAATGATCTTCAAGGCAGAATTCTCTGA
- the LOC109714499 gene encoding probable ADP-ribosylation factor GTPase-activating protein AGD8 isoform X1 — protein MASDSFGDKNAVFRKLQLKSENKVCFDCDAKNPAWASVTYGVFLCIDCSAVHRRLGVHISFVRSTNLDSWTPEQLKMMAFGGNNRAQIFFKQHGWTDGGKIEAKYTSRAAELYRQMLSKEVAKSLAEDNSLPSSPVAVSLVPDIGSGLPELKLAEETKASTNEQHETEIACSPRGPVRSTFISSIKKPIGAKKIGSKSGGLGARKLTTKPIENLYDQKPEEPTPVLTSSASTTTFQGLSLPSQFEYMEDIPSSAEITFGGAQDIGHVTPPKCLNFFAQFEMDGGFQKKLITGSSKAQMQESNEARQKFSNAKSISSAQFFGDQNKADIDAQISLQKFSGSTSISSADLFGHNEDDTRLDAAAANLINRISFKASQDLSLLKDIAEETGKKLTSLASNLFNDLQGRIL, from the exons ATGGCTTCGGATAGCTTCGGCGACAAGAACGCCGTATTCCGGAAGCTCCAGCTCAAATCGGAGAACAAG GTGTGCTTTGATTGCGACGCGAAGAACCCGGCGTGGGCGTCGGTGACGTACGGGGTCTTCCTCTGCATCGATTGCTCCGCGGTCCACCGCAGGCTCGGCGTTCACATCAGCTTCGTGAG GTCAACTAATTTAGACTCATGGACTCCGGAACAGCTGAAGATGATGGCTTTCGGAGGCAACAATCGCGCGCAGATCTTCTTTAAGCAGCATGGGTGGACAGACGGTGGGAAAATTGAGGCCAAGTATACATCAAGAGCCGCTGAGTTGTACAGGCAGATGCTGTCCAAGGAGGTTGCAAAAAGTCTTGCAGAAGACAATAGCTTGCCGTCCTCACCTGTTGCTGTATCCCTGGTACCAGATATAGGAAGTGGACTTCCTGAACTTAAGCTTGCGGAGGAAACAAAAGCAAGCACGAATGAACAGCATGAAACTGAGATTGCCTGTTCCCCTAGAGGTCCAGTTCGTTCTACATTTATCAGTTCTATCAAGAAGCCTATTGGTGCAAAGAAGATCGGAAGCAAGAGTGGAGGACTTGGAGCCCGAAAGCTTACTACAAAG CCAATTGAAAACCTCTATGATCAGAAGCCTGAAGAACCAACCCCTGTTTTGACATCCTCGGCTAGTACCACCACATTCCAAGGGCTATCCCTCCCTTCTCAATTTGAATACATGGAAGATATACCATCATCGGCTGAGATCACCTTCGGAGGAGCTCAGGATATCGGTCATGTTACACCACCAAAATGTTTGAACTTCTTTGCACAGTTTGAAATGGACGGTGGGTTTCAGAAAAAGTTAATCACTGGTTCATCCAAGGCACAG ATGCAAGAAAGTAATGAAGCTagacaaaaattttcaaatgcaaAGTCAATATCGTCAGCTCAATTCTTTGGCGATCAGAACAAAGCTGATATAGATGCTCAAATCTCCCTTCAAAAGTTTTCG GGTTCGACGTCCATTTCAAGTGCCGATCTGTTTGGTCATAATGAGGATGATACTCGTCTTGATGCAGCTGCTGCAAACCTGATCAACCGAATCTCATTCAAG GCATCACAGGATTTATCGTTGCTCAAGGACATAGCAGAAGAGACGGGGAAGAAACTGACGTCACTTGCTTCCAATCTTTTCAATGATCTTCAAGGCAGAATTCTCTGA
- the LOC109714499 gene encoding probable ADP-ribosylation factor GTPase-activating protein AGD8 isoform X3: MASDSFGDKNAVFRKLQLKSENKVCFDCDAKNPAWASVTYGVFLCIDCSAVHRRLGVHISFVRSTNLDSWTPEQLKMMAFGGNNRAQIFFKQHGWTDGGKIEAKYTSRAAELYRQMLSKEVAKSLAEDNSLPSSPVAVSLVPDIGSGLPELKLAEETKASTNEQHETEIACSPRGPVRSTFISSIKKPIGAKKIGSKSGGLGARKLTTKPIENLYDQKPEEPTPVLTSSASTTTFQGLSLPSQFEYMEDIPSSAEITFGGAQDIGHVTPPKCLNFFAQFEMDGGFQKKLITGSSKAQMQESNEARQKFSNAKSISSAQFFGDQNKADIDAQISLQKFSLSLTGLG; this comes from the exons ATGGCTTCGGATAGCTTCGGCGACAAGAACGCCGTATTCCGGAAGCTCCAGCTCAAATCGGAGAACAAG GTGTGCTTTGATTGCGACGCGAAGAACCCGGCGTGGGCGTCGGTGACGTACGGGGTCTTCCTCTGCATCGATTGCTCCGCGGTCCACCGCAGGCTCGGCGTTCACATCAGCTTCGTGAG GTCAACTAATTTAGACTCATGGACTCCGGAACAGCTGAAGATGATGGCTTTCGGAGGCAACAATCGCGCGCAGATCTTCTTTAAGCAGCATGGGTGGACAGACGGTGGGAAAATTGAGGCCAAGTATACATCAAGAGCCGCTGAGTTGTACAGGCAGATGCTGTCCAAGGAGGTTGCAAAAAGTCTTGCAGAAGACAATAGCTTGCCGTCCTCACCTGTTGCTGTATCCCTGGTACCAGATATAGGAAGTGGACTTCCTGAACTTAAGCTTGCGGAGGAAACAAAAGCAAGCACGAATGAACAGCATGAAACTGAGATTGCCTGTTCCCCTAGAGGTCCAGTTCGTTCTACATTTATCAGTTCTATCAAGAAGCCTATTGGTGCAAAGAAGATCGGAAGCAAGAGTGGAGGACTTGGAGCCCGAAAGCTTACTACAAAG CCAATTGAAAACCTCTATGATCAGAAGCCTGAAGAACCAACCCCTGTTTTGACATCCTCGGCTAGTACCACCACATTCCAAGGGCTATCCCTCCCTTCTCAATTTGAATACATGGAAGATATACCATCATCGGCTGAGATCACCTTCGGAGGAGCTCAGGATATCGGTCATGTTACACCACCAAAATGTTTGAACTTCTTTGCACAGTTTGAAATGGACGGTGGGTTTCAGAAAAAGTTAATCACTGGTTCATCCAAGGCACAG ATGCAAGAAAGTAATGAAGCTagacaaaaattttcaaatgcaaAGTCAATATCGTCAGCTCAATTCTTTGGCGATCAGAACAAAGCTGATATAGATGCTCAAATCTCCCTTCAAAAGTTTTCG CTATCGCTTACTGGCTTGGGCTGA
- the LOC109714234 gene encoding LOW QUALITY PROTEIN: transcription factor MYC2-like (The sequence of the model RefSeq protein was modified relative to this genomic sequence to represent the inferred CDS: inserted 2 bases in 1 codon), with protein MNLWADDNASMMEAFMATSDLQGFPWGSSAAAFSAPPIPPAAAPPPSPPQPFFNQEKLQQRLQALIDGARESWTYAIFWQSSVDVTTGASLLGWGDGYYKGCDDDKRKRRGPTAASAAEQEHRKRVLRELNSLISGVGGGGGGGPDDVVEEEVTDTEWFFLVSMTQSFVNGAGLPGQALFSGAPMWIAGADRLAVAQCERARQSQVFGLHTMACVPVGSGVLELGSTDLIYHSSEVMNKIRILFNFSSSLDVPSAAASWIGATSAAAGAAPPQVAAAPDQGETDPSVLWLSDPSASAXQHQQQHQHPHQSFFTRELNFSEFALNGSSSQSFKPESGEVLNFGDNAPPSSSTAAGAAPVKSGDSDHSDLDASVREVESSHVAEPEKPRPRKRGRKPANGREEPLNHVEAERQRREKLNQRFYALRAVVPNVSKMDKASLLGDAISYINELRSKLQSLESDKDTLQSHVESLQKERDARPALTPASAPPPPPPPSNGVSDAHGRCHGAEIDVKILGHEAMIRVQCHKSNHPAARLMMALKDLDLEVYYASVSVVKDLMIQQATVKMSSRVYSQEQLNAALCARLTDPSPCR; from the exons ATGAACCTGTGGGCCGACGACAACGCCTCCATGATGGAGGCCTTCATGGCGACCAGCGACCTCCAGGGGTTCCCCTGgggctcctccgccgccgccttctcCGCCCCGCCGATCCCCCCGGCGGCGgccccgccgccgtcgccgccgcagcCGTTCTTCAACCAGGAGAAGCTGCAGCAGCGGCTCCAGGCGCTCATCGACGGCGCCCGGGAGAGCTGGACCTACGCCATCTTCTGGCAGTCCTCGGTGGACGTGACCACGGGCGCGTCGCTGCTCGGGTGGGGCGACGGCTACTACAAGGGCTGCGACGACGACAAGCGGAAGCGGCGCGGGCCGACCGCGGCCTCCGCGGCGGAGCAGGAGCACCGCAAGCGCGTGCTCCGCGAGCTCAACTCCCTCATCtccggcgtcggcggcgggggcgggggcgggccGGACGacgtggtggaggaggaggtcaCCGACACGGAGTGGTTCTTCCTCGTCTCCATGACCCAGTCCTTCGTCAACGGCGCCGGGCTCCCGGGGCAGGCCCTCTTCTCCGGGGCCCCGATGTGGATCGCCGGCGCCGACCGGCTCGCCGTGGCGCAGTGCGAGCGCGCGCGCCAGTCGCAGGTGTTCGGCCTCCACACCATGGCGTGCGTCCCCGTGGGGAGCGGCGTGCTCGAGCTCGGATCCACCGACCTCATCTACCACAGCTCCGAGGTCATGAACAAGATCCGCATCCTCTTCAACTTCAGCAGCTCCCTCGAcgtcccctccgccgccgcatccTGGATCGGAGCCACCTCCGCCGCAGcgggggcggcgccgcctcAGGTGGCTGCCGCGCCGGATCAGGGGGAGACGGATCCCTCGGTGCTCTGGCTCTCGGATCCGTCAGCATCAGc tcagcatcagcagcagcaccaGCATCCCCACCAATCCTTCTTCACGAGAGAGCTCAACTTCTCCGAATTTGCCCTCAACGGCTCCTCCTCCCAATCGTTCAAGCCCGAATCGGGCGAGGTCCTCAACTTCGGCGACAACGCCCCTCCGTCCTCGTCCACCGCCGCGGGCGCCGCTCCCGTGAAATCCGGCGACTCCGACCACTCCGATCTCGACGCCTCGGTGCGCGAGGTGGAGAGCAGCCACGTGGCCGAGCCCGAGAAGCCGCGGCCGCGGAAGCGCGGGCGCAAGCCCGCCAACGGCCGCGAGGAGCCCCTCAACCACGTCGAGGCCGAGCGGCAGCGGCGCGAGAAGCTGAACCAGCGCTTCTACGCTCTCCGCGCCGTCGTCCCCAACGTCTCCAAGATGGACAAGGCCTCCCTCCTCGGCGACGCCATCTCCTACATCAACGAGCTCCGCTCCAAGCTCCAATCCCTCGAGTCCGACAAAGACACCCTTCAGTCCCATGTCGAGTCCCTCCAGAAGGAGCGCGACGCCCGCCCTGCCCTGACCCCCGCATCGGCCCCGCCGCCACCTCCCCCGCCCTCCAATGGTGTCAGCGACGCCCACGGGCGGTGCCACGGGGCGGAGATTGACGTGAAGATCCTCGGGCACGAGGCGATGATCCGCGTGCAGTGCCACAAAAGCAACCACCCCGCTGCGAGGTTGATGATGGCGCTCAAAGATCTCGATTTGGAGGTCTATTATGCTAGCGTTTCGGTTGTTAAAGATCTAATGATCCAGCAGGCAACAGTCAAGATGTCGAGCCGCGTCTACTCGCAGGAGCAGCTCAACGCCGCGCTCTGTGCGAGGCTCACCGATCCCTCTCCTTGCAGGTAG